One Miscanthus floridulus cultivar M001 chromosome 11, ASM1932011v1, whole genome shotgun sequence DNA window includes the following coding sequences:
- the LOC136492253 gene encoding uncharacterized mitochondrial protein AtMg00810-like: protein MGPLHFFLDVDVRRRDSNFFLSQTKYAEELLDRAGMVSCKPAATPIDTKAKLSSSSSAAVRDPSEYHSIAGALQYLTITRSDIAYAAQQACLHMHDPWECHLAIVKRIPRYIRGTTSYGLHLRGMTSTPSIIAYSDTDWASCPYTRRSTFGYCIYLGNALVSWSSKRQATVSRSSAEAEYRAVANAVAGCIWLRQLLGELYVDIPSTTIAYYDNVSTIYMSKNPVHHRRTKHIDLDIHFVREQVALGELHVVHVPTDQQFTDVMTKGLPTATFAAFRSSLTVGTSDAATVGGDNGGLHRVFRTPPTAHDAVTP from the coding sequence ATGGGCCCGTTGCACTTCTTCCTCGACGTCGATGTGCGACGTCGCGACTCCAACTTCTTCCTGTCGCAGACGAAGTACGCTGAGGAGCTGCTCGACCGTGCGGGCATGGTGAGCTGCAAGCCCGCCGCGACGCCGATCGACACGAAGGCCAAGCTGTCGTCGTCCTCTAGTGCTGCTGTTCGTGATCCGAGTGAGTACCACAGTATCGCCGGAGCGCTACAGTACCTCACCATCACACGGTCCGACATCGCCTATGCCGCCCAACAGGCATGCCTGCACATGCATGACCCATGGGAGTGCCACCTCGCCATCGTCAAGCGAATCCCGCGCTACATCCGAGGCACTACATCCTACGGTCTTCACCTCCGCGGCATGACTTCGACGCCGTCGATCATCGCCTACTCGGACACCGACTGGGCCAGTTGCCCCTACACGCGACGTTCCACGTTCGGATACTGCATCTACCTCGGCAACGCGCTGGTGTCGTGGTCGTCCAAGCGACAGGCCACGGTATCCCGGTCAAGCGCCGAAGCCGAATACCGGGCCGTGGCGAATGCGGTGGCCGGATGTATCTGGCTACGCCAACTGCTCGGCGAGCTCTACGTCGACATTCCAAGCACCACGATCGCCTACTACGACAACGTATCCACCATCTACATGAGCAAGAACCCTGTACATCACCGGCGTACCAAGCATATCGACCTGGACATCCACTTCGTGCGGGAACAAGTCGCCCTCGGTGAGCTGCATGTCGTTCATGTTCCAACAGATCAGCAGTTCACCGACGTGATGACTAAGGGCCTGCCCACAGCGACGTTCGCGGCGTTCCGATCTAGTCTCACCGTCGGGACATCCGACGCTGCCACTGTGGGGGGTGATAATGGAGGCCTTCACCGAGTCTTTAGGACGCCGCCAACGGCCCACgacgctgtaacaccctag
- the LOC136492254 gene encoding uncharacterized protein — protein MDDNPLFAFEHSTHGSPSSSSASFTAPFNGGAPPPPPRSQPPPAVALMMVNIKSHVPVVLDIVHPNYQEWRCFLDSVIGKFGLLPHIQAAPTAAQLADPEWAMKDQCLVNWLFNTMSRDVMRIVRVPGASAFTIWRAIVDQFRDHQLHRAIYLEAEYRSLYQGNLSITDYTAKLKELADALGDLGQPVPDPSQVLNMLRGLNDKYRHCIATITSHQPPHTFLTARSFLLLEELYAT, from the coding sequence ATGGACGACAACCCACTGTTCGCATTCGAGCACTCCACCCATGGCtctccctcctcctcgtccgcgtCCTTCACCGCCCCGTTCAATGGCGGAGCGCCTCCCCCCCCACCCCGTTCCCAACCTCCACCAGCCGTTGCCCTCATGATGGTGAACATCAAGTCCCATGTGCCGGTGGTTCTTGATATCGTCCACCCGAACTATCAAGAGTGGCGCTGCTTCCTCGACTCCGTCATCGGGAAGTTCGGTCTTCTTCCTCACATTCAAGCCGCCCCAACCGCTGCGCAACTTGCCGATCCGGAGTGGGCGATGAAGGACCAGTGCCTCGTGAACTGGCTCTTCAACACCATGTCACGCGACGTCATGCGCATCGTCCGCGTTCCCGGCGCCTCCGCCTTCACGATCTGGCGCGCCATCGTCGACCAATTCCGCGACCATCAGCTCCACCGTGCCATCTACCTGGAGGCCGAATACCGGAGTCTGTACCAGGGCAACCTCAGCATCACCGACTACACCGCCAAACTGAAGGAGCTCGCCGACGCTCTCGGCGACCTCGGCCAGCCGGTCCCCGACCCGTCCCAGGTCCTCAACATGTTGCGCGGCCTCAACGACAAATACCGTCACTGCATCGCCACCATCACCTCCCACCAGCCCCCGCACACCTTCCTCACCGCTCGCTCATTCCTCCTGCTGGAGGAGCTCTATGCCACCTAG
- the LOC136491293 gene encoding probable methyltransferase PMT15, which yields MAVGATATKLHLSSAVAAARRPSLLHLAAVAVLCSVSYILGIWHHGGFSAGPAAAGGVSSSVSIATAVSCATPALTAASSSPPAGPLDFAAHHTAEGMEAEAALRQRSYEACPAKYSEYTPCEDVERSLRFPRDRLVYRERHCPADGERLRCLVPAPKGYRNPFPWPASRDVAWFANVPHKELSVEKAVQNWIRVDGDRFRFPGGGTMFPRGAGAYIDDIGKLIPLHDGSIRTALDTGCGVASWGAYLLSRNILAMSFAPRDSHEAQVQFALERGVPAMIGVLASNRLTYPARSFDMAHCSRCLIPWQLYDGLYLIEVDRILRPGGYWILSGPPINWKKHWKGWDRTKEDLDAEQKAIESVAKSLCWKKIKEEGDIAIWQKPTNHIHCKAIHKVIKSPPFCSNKNPDAAWYDKMEACITPLPEVSDLKEVAGGTLKKWPERLIAVPPRIASGSIEGVTEEMFVEDTELWKKRVGHYKSVIAQLSQKGRYRNLLDMNAKFGGFAAALVNDPLWVMNMVPTVGNSTTLGVIYERGLIGSYQDWCEGMSTYPRTYDLIHADSVFTLYNGRCEAENILLEMDRILRPEGTVIIRDDVDLLVKIKSITDGMRWNSQIVDHEDGPLVREKLLLVVKTYWTLEDSKQ from the exons ATGGCGGTGGGCGCGACCGCCACGAAGCTGCACCTCTCGTCGGCGGtcgccgccgcgcgccgccccTCGCTGCTCCACCTCGCGGCCGTCGCCGTCCTCTGCTCGGTGTCCTACATCCTTGGCATCTGGCACCACGGCGGCTTCTCCGcgggccccgccgccgccggcggcgtctCTTCCTCGGTCTCCATCGCCACCGCCGTCTCCTGCGCCACCCCCGCCCTGACGGCCGCCTCCTCGTCTCCCCCCGCGGGGCCGCTCGACTTCGCCGCGCACCACACGGCGGAGGGGATGGAGGCGGAGGCCGCGCTCCGCCAGCGCAGCTACGAGGCGTGCCCCGCCAAGTACTCCGAGTACACGCCCTGCGAGGACGTGGAGCGCTCCCTGCGGTTCCCGCGGGACCGCCTCGTCTACCGGGAGCGCCACTGCCCCGCGGACGGCGAGCGCCTGCGGTGCCTCGTGCCGGCGCCCAAGGGCTACCGCAACCCGTTCCCGTGGCCGGCCAGCCGCGACGTCGCCTGGTTCGCCAACGTGCCGCACAAGGAGCTCAGCGTCGAGAAGGCGGTGCAGAATTGGATCCGCGTCGACGGCGACAGGTTCCGCTTCCCCGGGGGCGGCACCATGTTCCCTCGCGGCGCCGGcgcctacatcgacgacatcgGCAAGCTTATCCCCCTCCACGACGGATCCATCCGCACTGCCCTTGACACCGGCTGCGGG GTGGCGAGCTGGGGAGCATACTTGCTGTCACGCAACATCCTCGCCATGTCCTTCGCTCCACGAGACTCCCACGAGGCGCAGGTTCAGTTTGCACTAGAGCGTGGTGTGCCGGCGATGATTGGAGTCCTCGCCTCCAATCGGCTCACCTATCCGGCACGTTCCTTTGACATGGCGCACTGCTCTCGTTGCCTCATCCCATGGCAGCTTTACG ATGGGCTGTACTTGATAGAGGTTGATCGTATCCTGCGGCCTGGAGGTTATTGGATTTTGTCTGGACCACCAATCAACTGGAAGAAACACTGGAAGGGGTGGGACAGGACTAAAGAAGACCTGGATGCAGAGCAGAAAGCCATTGAGTCAGTTGCCAAGAGCCTCTGCTGGAAGAAGATCAAGGAGGAGGGCGACATTGCTATCTGGCAGAAGCCTACTAATCACATTCATTGCAAGGCCATCCACAAAGTTATCAAGTCCCCACCCTTCTGCTCTAACAAAAACCCAGATGCTGCCTG GTATGACAAGATGGAGGCTTGTATAACTCCACTACCAGAGGTCAGTGACTTGAAGGAGGTTGCCGGCGGCACGTTGAAGAAATGGCCGGAGAGGCTCATTGCAGTGCCGCCCCGGATTGCCAGTGGCAGCATCGAGGGGGTCACGGAAGAGATGTTTGTGGAAGATACTGAGTTATGGAAGAAGAGAGTTGGGCACTACAAGTCCGTGATTGCTCAACTCAGCCAGAAAGGCCGGTACCGCAACTTACTGGAtatgaatgcaaagtttggcggcTTCGCTGCGGCATTGGTGAATGACCCCTTGTGGGTCATGAACATGGTCCCTACTGTGGGGAACTCAACAACCCTTGGGGTAATATACGAGCGTGGCCTCATTGGGAGCTACCAGGACTG GTGTGAGGGCATGTCCACTTATCCCCGGACCTACGACCTCATTCATGCAGATTCAGTGTTCACACTGTACAATGGCAG ATGTGAGGCGGAGAACATTCTGCTCGAAATGGACAGAATTCTGCGGCCAGAGGGCACGGTCATCATCAGAGATGACGTGGACCTGCTAGTGAAGATAAAGAGCATCACGGACGGGATGAGATGGAATAGCCAGATCGTGGATCACGAAGATGGTCCGCTTGTCCGCGAGAAGCTCCTCCTTGTTGTGAAGACATATTGGACTCTCGAGGACAGCAAACAATAG